In Coregonus clupeaformis isolate EN_2021a chromosome 7, ASM2061545v1, whole genome shotgun sequence, one genomic interval encodes:
- the LOC121570399 gene encoding cytoglobin-2 yields the protein MEREQGEVKADRLEGPDPLSDSEREMIKDTWAKVYQNCDDVGVAILIRLFVNFPSSKQYFSQFQQVEDPEELERSAQLRKHARRVMNAINTLVENLHDGDKLVSVLKLVGKAHALRHKVEPVYFKILCGVILEVLGEDFQDYITPEVAGAWTKLLDAVYWHVTGVYEEVGWASSSAV from the exons atggagagggagcagggagaggtAAAGGCAGATCGCCTGGAGGGCCCAGACCCACTCtctgactcagagagagagatgatcaaGGACACCTGGGCCAAAGTCTACCAGAACTGCGATGATGTCGGGGTGGCCATTCTCATCAG gcTCTTTGTGAACTTCCCCTCCTCCAAGCAGTACTTCAGCCAGTTCCAACAGGTGGAGGACCCTGAGGAGCTGGAGAGGAGTGCCCAGCTCAGGAAGCACGCACGCAGGGTGATGAACGCCATCAACACCCTGGTGGAGAACCTCCATGACGGGGACAAGTTGGTGTCTGTGCTGAAGCTGGTGGGCAAGGCCCATGCACTCAGACACAAGGTGGAGCCTGTCTACTTCAAG ATCCTGTGTGGGGTGATTCTGGAGGTGCTGGGTGAAGACTTTCAAGATTACATCACTCCAGAGGTGGCAGGGGCATGGACCAAACTGCTGGATGCAGTCTACTGGCACGTGACAGGCGTGTATGAGGAAGTGGGTTGGGCCTCCAGTTCTGCTGTGTGa